In Stenotrophomonas sp. ASS1, the following proteins share a genomic window:
- a CDS encoding flavin reductase, which produces MKTAPIPRRRITPSVLYPGTPVLLMTTLNDDGSSNISPLSSFWALGNRVVLGLGVQGQGYRNLQLRNECVLNFPSSAQAAQVEAIARATGCDPVPTAKQAMGYVHVRDKFALGGFSAVASMHVAPEAIAECPLQVEVSVMAMHPPGEDDGQGFVIVEGRIRCVHAHEAITVAGTQHIDVAHWKPLIYLFRHYLSVGEPVGRNFRAQTPVHDPA; this is translated from the coding sequence GTGAAAACCGCTCCGATTCCCCGCCGCCGCATCACCCCTTCGGTCCTGTACCCGGGCACGCCTGTGTTGCTGATGACCACGCTGAACGACGACGGCAGCAGCAACATCAGTCCGTTGTCTTCGTTCTGGGCCCTGGGCAACCGGGTAGTGCTGGGCCTAGGCGTGCAGGGTCAGGGCTATCGCAACCTGCAGCTGCGCAACGAGTGCGTACTGAACTTCCCATCCTCCGCGCAGGCCGCACAGGTCGAGGCCATCGCGCGCGCGACAGGCTGCGACCCGGTGCCCACTGCCAAACAGGCGATGGGCTACGTGCACGTCCGCGACAAGTTCGCGCTGGGGGGCTTCAGTGCGGTCGCCTCGATGCACGTCGCACCAGAGGCGATTGCCGAGTGCCCGCTGCAGGTGGAAGTCAGCGTGATGGCGATGCACCCGCCCGGCGAGGATGACGGTCAGGGCTTCGTGATCGTCGAAGGACGGATCCGTTGCGTGCATGCGCACGAAGCGATCACCGTGGCTGGCACCCAGCACATCGATGTCGCCCACTGGAAACCGTTGATCTATCTGTTCCGCCACTACCTGAGCGTGGGTGAACCAGTCGGGCGCAACTTCCGCGCGCAGACGCCGGTCCACGATCCGGCGTAG
- a CDS encoding winged helix-turn-helix domain-containing protein, with translation MVHTSGSLVSVGALVGDQARASMLLQLMDGRAYTATELARVAGVTPQTASTHLRRLVEGDLLVAVAQGRHRYHRLASHEVADMLEGILRVADRTPSCTAEASRSMPALRQARSCYRHLAGVHAVAITDRLLQAGHLVPHQAHWRVSVEGAAFLQELGQPLAELLRLPVTVKPARYCRGCLDCTERRPHLAGLVGEAMLDSFVKNDWLRRVEGRRELRLTQPGREALWTRFGLAT, from the coding sequence ATGGTCCACACCTCCGGTTCCCTTGTCAGCGTCGGTGCCCTGGTTGGCGACCAGGCGCGCGCATCCATGCTGCTGCAGTTGATGGATGGGCGTGCGTATACCGCGACGGAGCTGGCACGCGTGGCTGGGGTGACACCGCAGACGGCGAGCACGCATCTGCGCAGGCTGGTCGAGGGCGACCTGCTGGTCGCTGTCGCGCAGGGGCGCCATCGCTATCACCGGCTGGCCTCGCACGAAGTCGCCGACATGCTGGAGGGCATCCTGCGCGTTGCGGACCGCACGCCGTCCTGCACCGCTGAGGCATCACGCAGCATGCCGGCGTTGCGCCAGGCGCGTTCCTGCTACCGGCATCTGGCCGGTGTGCATGCGGTGGCGATCACCGACCGCTTGTTGCAGGCAGGGCACCTGGTCCCGCACCAGGCGCATTGGCGGGTGAGTGTGGAGGGCGCAGCGTTCCTGCAGGAGCTCGGCCAGCCGCTGGCTGAGCTGCTGCGGCTTCCCGTGACGGTCAAGCCTGCGCGCTACTGCCGAGGATGCCTGGACTGCACCGAGCGGCGCCCGCATCTGGCCGGGCTGGTCGGCGAGGCGATGCTGGACAGCTTCGTGAAGAACGATTGGCTTCGGCGGGTTGAGGGTCGACGCGAACTGCGCCTGACGCAGCCGGGGCGCGAAGCGCTGTGGACGCGGTTCGGCCTGGCGACATAA
- a CDS encoding thioesterase family protein: protein MAFFERLSDTRYLPTEHTGGAWNIREQHIAPAIGLLAHHLERDAAARGHGFLIARLSYDILGTIPIEAMEADVQVLRGGRTIELVEATLRHDDRPALRVRAWLMRPNDTQAIAGTPITGIAPPESMPAWDPGTVWPGGFIKSVEIRRHDQGPGRATYWARAKHALLDGEPVSPLARAATLFDLSNGMAVRADPKEVAFPNLDLTAHLFGMPEGEWLGFDTSVSFGHQGLGLTSTVLHDARGPIGMLGQALTVRP from the coding sequence ATGGCCTTCTTCGAACGACTGAGTGACACCCGCTACCTGCCGACCGAACACACGGGCGGCGCCTGGAACATCCGCGAACAACACATCGCACCTGCGATCGGGCTGCTGGCGCACCACCTGGAACGCGACGCCGCAGCGCGTGGGCACGGTTTTCTGATCGCGCGCCTGTCCTACGACATCCTCGGCACCATTCCGATCGAAGCGATGGAGGCCGACGTACAGGTGCTGCGCGGTGGTCGCACCATCGAACTGGTCGAAGCCACGCTGCGCCATGACGATCGCCCGGCGCTGCGCGTGCGTGCATGGCTGATGCGCCCGAACGATACGCAGGCCATCGCCGGCACGCCGATCACCGGCATTGCTCCGCCGGAATCAATGCCTGCGTGGGACCCAGGTACGGTCTGGCCAGGTGGTTTCATCAAGAGCGTGGAGATCCGCCGACATGATCAGGGGCCCGGCCGTGCCACCTACTGGGCGCGCGCGAAGCACGCGCTGCTGGACGGCGAGCCGGTCAGTCCGCTGGCCCGTGCCGCCACCCTGTTCGATCTGTCCAATGGCATGGCCGTGCGCGCCGATCCGAAGGAGGTCGCCTTCCCCAACCTCGATCTGACCGCGCACCTGTTCGGCATGCCCGAAGGCGAGTGGCTGGGCTTCGACACGTCGGTGTCGTTTGGCCACCAGGGTCTCGGCTTGACCAGCACCGTGCTGCACGATGCGCGCGGTCCGATCGGCATGCTCGGCCAGGCACTGACCGTACGCCCGTGA
- a CDS encoding AraC family transcriptional regulator: protein MVDRLAILLERFAVTASVFHAGALCGINTLEGEDEAGQLHLVRRGPVQVSHGQQTVQVEVPSLLLYPRPMPHRFSTDPQQGADMACANLHFEGGRLNPISAALPDFICLPLADLYGGNAALELLFEEAFEQRCGRAAMVNRLFEVVMIQVLRQLMEGGEMRGGLFAGLGHPRLRLALVAMHEAPAQAWTLEDLAEVAGMSRSVFAASFREAMGTTPGQYLQGWRVGLAQQALRQGRPLKRIADDVGYGSEAALSRAFKAHTGQSPREWRGQARASAA, encoded by the coding sequence ATGGTCGACCGTCTCGCCATACTGCTTGAACGTTTTGCGGTGACCGCCTCGGTATTCCATGCCGGTGCGCTGTGCGGCATCAACACGCTGGAGGGCGAAGACGAGGCGGGTCAGCTGCACCTGGTGCGGCGCGGGCCGGTGCAGGTCAGCCACGGGCAGCAGACCGTGCAGGTCGAAGTGCCGAGCCTGCTGCTGTATCCGCGGCCGATGCCGCATCGCTTCAGCACCGACCCGCAGCAGGGCGCCGACATGGCCTGCGCCAACCTGCATTTCGAGGGCGGCCGGCTCAATCCGATCAGCGCCGCGCTGCCTGATTTCATCTGCCTGCCGCTGGCCGATCTGTATGGCGGCAACGCGGCGCTGGAACTGCTGTTCGAAGAAGCGTTCGAGCAGCGTTGCGGGCGGGCGGCGATGGTCAACCGGCTGTTCGAGGTGGTGATGATCCAGGTGCTGCGTCAGCTGATGGAAGGCGGCGAGATGCGTGGCGGCCTGTTCGCCGGGCTGGGTCATCCGCGGCTGCGGTTGGCGCTGGTGGCGATGCATGAAGCGCCGGCGCAGGCGTGGACGCTGGAGGACCTGGCCGAAGTGGCCGGCATGTCACGCAGCGTGTTCGCCGCCAGCTTCCGCGAGGCGATGGGCACCACGCCGGGCCAGTACCTGCAGGGCTGGCGGGTGGGGTTGGCGCAGCAGGCACTGCGCCAGGGGCGGCCGCTGAAGCGGATTGCCGATGATGTGGGCTATGGCAGCGAAGCGGCGCTGTCGCGCGCGTTCAAGGCGCACACCGGGCAGTCGCCGCGGGAATGGCGGGGACAGGCCCGTGCCAGTGCGGCCTGA
- the crcB gene encoding fluoride efflux transporter CrcB, with protein MQTLNNYFLVFVGGGIGACLRHACNLIGARVAVGSPWPWSTFLINVSGALLMGVVVEVFAMRNGASPQLRLLLATGILGGYTTFSTYALEIGLLLQRGQHGLAALYAGGSVALGLAGLFGGMKLARLVLG; from the coding sequence ATGCAAACACTGAACAATTATTTCCTGGTCTTCGTCGGAGGCGGCATCGGTGCCTGCCTGCGCCATGCCTGCAACCTGATCGGCGCGCGGGTGGCCGTCGGCAGTCCCTGGCCCTGGTCGACCTTCCTGATCAACGTCAGCGGCGCCCTGCTGATGGGCGTGGTGGTCGAGGTCTTCGCGATGCGCAATGGCGCCTCGCCGCAGCTGCGCCTGCTGCTGGCCACCGGCATCCTCGGCGGCTACACCACGTTTTCCACCTATGCGCTGGAGATCGGCCTGCTGCTGCAGCGTGGCCAGCATGGGCTGGCGGCACTGTATGCCGGCGGCTCGGTGGCACTGGGCCTGGCCGGCCTGTTCGGTGGGATGAAGCTGGCCCGGCTGGTGCTCGGCTGA
- a CDS encoding transcriptional regulator produces the protein MKKAGHPRPADLARAAKSTTATISNWLNDHVSASHVKAEQLFRIADAAKLDARELLYGVSGLGVGEPGSAYIPSQAHLDVWQDAYELVSHLVAENGLEIDHRRHAALDLLAFELLMDGFSRSKVARVLTTSMT, from the coding sequence ATGAAGAAAGCCGGGCACCCACGCCCGGCCGATCTGGCACGCGCCGCCAAATCAACGACAGCAACCATCAGCAACTGGCTCAACGACCACGTGAGCGCCTCCCACGTGAAAGCCGAACAGCTGTTCCGCATCGCCGATGCGGCCAAGCTGGACGCACGCGAGCTGCTGTACGGGGTCAGCGGGCTCGGCGTCGGTGAGCCTGGCAGTGCCTACATCCCCAGCCAGGCCCATCTGGATGTCTGGCAGGACGCCTACGAGCTGGTCAGTCACCTGGTGGCCGAGAACGGGCTGGAGATCGACCATCGCCGCCATGCAGCGTTGGATCTGCTCGCGTTCGAACTGCTGATGGATGGCTTCAGCCGCAGCAAGGTCGCCCGCGTGCTGACGACCTCGATGACGTGA
- a CDS encoding 4Fe-4S dicluster domain-containing protein translates to MSTSCTRTPRPWHWRGTLSAALLALFYALPWLRWEGRQALLLDINARRFDLFGWTLWPGDVGVLIGLLAVLAVGLALLTHLAGRIWCGHACPQTLWRRAFDWIARSAARMLPAPAVRPVTQLAWGLLSVWTGITFVGLFSPITGLLAAAPNAGWSGWETFWVLFYAAATWGNAGFLREQVCRSLCPFARMQPLLTDPHTPRMLYDARRGEPRGPRPSGLGGVLGRGRGLLDPTTAQDYVFRAAHPLLAGPMPTFSADRLGDCTDCAACVIACPMQLDIRQGPQADCLACGACLEACAQQQHRAGFGPALVRYCSPQAMAGQPKRLWRPRTLALLSLLLVLLACGAWRLL, encoded by the coding sequence ATGAGCACGTCATGTACCCGGACTCCCCGTCCCTGGCACTGGCGCGGCACGCTCAGCGCCGCCCTGCTGGCGCTGTTCTACGCACTGCCGTGGCTGCGCTGGGAGGGCCGCCAGGCGCTGCTGCTGGACATCAACGCGCGGCGATTCGACCTGTTCGGCTGGACCCTGTGGCCCGGCGACGTCGGCGTACTGATCGGCCTGCTGGCGGTACTGGCCGTCGGCCTGGCGCTGCTTACCCACCTCGCCGGACGCATCTGGTGCGGCCATGCCTGCCCGCAGACGCTGTGGCGGCGCGCCTTCGACTGGATCGCCCGCAGCGCGGCCCGCATGCTGCCGGCACCTGCTGTACGCCCGGTCACCCAGCTTGCCTGGGGACTGCTGTCAGTGTGGACCGGCATTACCTTCGTCGGCCTGTTCAGCCCGATCACCGGCTTGCTGGCCGCCGCGCCAAACGCTGGCTGGAGCGGCTGGGAAACGTTCTGGGTACTGTTCTATGCCGCTGCCACCTGGGGAAACGCCGGTTTCCTGCGCGAGCAGGTCTGCCGTTCGCTGTGCCCGTTCGCACGCATGCAACCACTGCTGACCGATCCGCATACGCCGCGCATGCTGTACGACGCCCGTCGCGGTGAGCCGCGCGGGCCACGTCCATCCGGGCTCGGCGGGGTGCTGGGCCGTGGCCGCGGCCTGCTCGACCCGACCACTGCGCAGGACTACGTATTCCGCGCCGCGCATCCGCTGCTGGCTGGACCGATGCCGACCTTCAGCGCCGACCGTCTGGGTGATTGCACCGATTGCGCGGCCTGCGTCATTGCCTGCCCGATGCAACTGGACATCCGACAGGGACCGCAAGCCGATTGCCTGGCCTGCGGTGCCTGCCTGGAGGCCTGCGCACAACAGCAGCACCGGGCCGGTTTCGGTCCGGCGCTGGTGCGCTACTGCAGTCCGCAGGCAATGGCCGGACAACCGAAGCGCCTGTGGCGCCCCCGGACGTTGGCGCTGCTGTCCTTGTTGCTGGTGCTGCTTGCCTGCGGCGCCTGGCGCCTGCTCTGA
- a CDS encoding group III truncated hemoglobin translates to MNATPPPVLPVASPELCTEQEVTRLVHDFYARVREEERLGPVFGAHVHDWPEHLAQLVDFWSAMLRGTRRFKGSPMSKHMAIELDKDLFDRWLVLFRITTAECNNHPMQELANDVAARIGDTFWKRYQMLRWPQVGLPVLGIPAKD, encoded by the coding sequence ATGAACGCAACACCGCCGCCTGTCCTCCCCGTCGCCTCGCCCGAGTTGTGCACCGAGCAGGAAGTGACCCGCCTGGTTCACGACTTCTATGCCCGCGTGCGCGAGGAAGAGCGGCTGGGGCCGGTGTTCGGCGCACACGTCCACGATTGGCCCGAGCACCTGGCGCAACTGGTCGACTTCTGGTCGGCGATGCTGCGCGGCACCCGCCGGTTCAAGGGCTCGCCGATGTCCAAGCACATGGCCATCGAGCTGGACAAGGACCTGTTCGACCGCTGGCTGGTGCTGTTCCGGATCACCACCGCCGAATGCAACAACCATCCGATGCAGGAGCTGGCCAACGACGTGGCCGCGCGCATCGGTGACACCTTCTGGAAGCGCTACCAGATGCTGCGCTGGCCGCAGGTCGGCCTGCCGGTGCTGGGCATCCCTGCCAAGGATTGA
- the hemN gene encoding oxygen-independent coproporphyrinogen III oxidase encodes MDTFSPAAGGLAWTFDPDLLRRHDRPGPRYTSYPTAPHFHDGFDAPALRQAIADSNQLARALSLYVHVPFCSSPCFYCGCNRVITRDRGRGHSYVSRVLAEADLLAPQFDDGREVIQLHLGGGTPNFLDAEAMTTLVEGLRRRFDFSDSPQRDFSIELDPRFIDTRDVAMLARLGFNRASLGVQDFDPQVQESINRVQGVQQTLDILRACRDSGMRSVNVDLIYGLPGQSLEGFGRTLELVLALRPDRLAVYGYAHLPHLFRAQKQIDESRLPSPEDKLALLGLAVEKLSAAGYQYIGMDHFALPEEDLSRAQRAGQLHRNFMGYTTHADTDLLGLGVSAISHIGATYSQNPRDLPSWEDAVDQGQLPVWRGVALSADDQLRAELIQQLMCQGEVDGVLLGQRHGVDFEQYFAEDLRSVQRLQEDGLAEYRDGVVRASEPGRPLLRLLAMCFDPYLRAAHEQPRYSRAI; translated from the coding sequence ATGGACACGTTCTCTCCCGCCGCTGGTGGCCTGGCCTGGACCTTCGACCCCGATCTTCTGCGCCGGCACGACCGGCCGGGCCCGCGCTACACCTCGTACCCGACCGCGCCGCATTTCCATGATGGCTTCGACGCGCCGGCACTGCGCCAGGCGATCGCCGACAGCAACCAGCTGGCCCGTGCGCTGTCGCTGTACGTGCATGTGCCGTTCTGTTCCAGCCCCTGCTTCTACTGCGGCTGCAACCGGGTGATCACCCGTGATCGCGGTCGTGGCCACAGCTACGTCTCACGCGTGCTGGCCGAGGCCGACCTGCTGGCGCCGCAGTTCGATGACGGCCGCGAGGTGATCCAGCTGCACCTGGGTGGTGGTACGCCGAACTTCCTCGATGCCGAAGCGATGACCACGCTGGTGGAAGGGTTGCGCCGGCGCTTCGATTTCAGTGATTCGCCGCAGCGCGATTTCTCGATCGAACTCGATCCGCGCTTCATCGACACCCGCGACGTCGCCATGCTGGCGCGGCTGGGCTTCAACCGGGCCAGCCTGGGCGTGCAGGATTTCGATCCGCAGGTGCAGGAATCGATCAACCGCGTGCAGGGCGTGCAGCAGACGCTGGACATCCTGCGCGCCTGCCGCGACAGCGGCATGCGATCGGTCAACGTCGACCTGATCTATGGGTTGCCGGGACAGAGCCTGGAAGGCTTCGGTCGCACCCTCGAGCTGGTGCTGGCGCTGCGCCCGGACCGCCTGGCGGTCTACGGCTACGCGCATCTGCCGCATCTGTTCCGCGCGCAGAAGCAGATCGACGAAAGCCGCTTGCCGTCACCGGAAGACAAGCTGGCGCTGCTGGGCCTGGCGGTGGAGAAGCTCTCCGCGGCGGGCTACCAGTACATCGGCATGGATCACTTTGCGTTGCCGGAAGAGGATCTGTCGCGCGCACAACGCGCCGGCCAGCTGCATCGCAACTTCATGGGCTATACCACCCACGCCGATACCGATCTGCTCGGCCTGGGCGTGAGTGCGATCAGCCACATCGGTGCCACCTACAGCCAGAATCCGCGCGACCTGCCGTCGTGGGAGGATGCGGTGGACCAGGGCCAGCTGCCGGTCTGGCGCGGCGTGGCGTTGAGTGCCGACGACCAGTTGCGCGCGGAACTGATCCAGCAGCTGATGTGCCAGGGCGAGGTGGATGGCGTGCTGCTGGGGCAGCGTCACGGCGTGGATTTCGAGCAGTACTTTGCCGAGGACCTGCGTTCGGTACAGCGGCTGCAGGAAGACGGCCTGGCCGAATACCGCGATGGCGTGGTGCGCGCCAGTGAACCCGGGCGACCGCTGCTGCGGCTGCTGGCGATGTGCTTTGACCCGTATCTGCGTGCCGCGCACGAGCAACCACGTTATTCGCGGGCGATCTGA
- a CDS encoding BLUF domain-containing protein, with amino-acid sequence MSLHAIAYASEARADLQTTDLDRLLADATAFNRVAGVTGVLMFDGARFLQYLEGPEDGIDSVFQRILNARSHGQLKVLCRAPVVQRAFPRWSMGTRRIEPELLAQIVDAAWPGFLLGSGGFERLLQAWTGADGELEPAAVALGS; translated from the coding sequence ATGTCGCTGCACGCGATTGCCTATGCCAGTGAGGCCCGCGCCGATCTGCAGACAACCGATCTTGACCGCCTGCTGGCCGACGCCACGGCATTCAATCGTGTAGCCGGTGTCACCGGTGTGCTGATGTTCGACGGAGCGCGCTTCCTGCAGTATCTCGAGGGCCCGGAGGACGGCATCGATTCGGTGTTCCAGCGCATCCTCAATGCGCGCAGCCACGGGCAGCTGAAAGTGTTGTGCCGTGCCCCCGTGGTGCAGCGCGCATTTCCGCGCTGGTCGATGGGCACGCGGCGGATCGAACCGGAGCTGCTGGCACAGATCGTCGACGCCGCGTGGCCCGGCTTCCTGCTTGGCAGCGGTGGATTCGAGCGCCTGCTGCAGGCCTGGACCGGCGCAGACGGCGAACTGGAACCGGCCGCGGTGGCGTTGGGGTCCTGA